From the bacterium genome, one window contains:
- a CDS encoding lysophospholipid acyltransferase family protein, which translates to MTAPSAPVAARLRAALRFDGIWWRKLAWLGCVYGPEWWKQGSPPLIAALIYAGVGRNRRGAVTNLQRVLGDPDPRRARQMALRMYAEFARCMTETLEHFGPRPQPVRIDEPTRDVVGEALAEGRGLVLVTGHVGNWDVAARTLEQYDRPFNLVMAHERNATTSAYARAIRERAGMRVIYSDTSVFSSLNMIRALRDNEIVAIQLDRTLGVGTTRMVEFFGAPAPFPTGPFVLARLAGAPLLPVFFPRLGTRHYAIRLGTRLTLPRDAGDAPALARAMRAVAAELEDVIREFPHQWFQFAPFWPEDAAPSARQRPADRDARVRGRRD; encoded by the coding sequence ATGACCGCCCCCTCCGCCCCCGTCGCCGCGCGCCTGCGCGCGGCGCTGCGCTTCGACGGCATCTGGTGGCGGAAGCTCGCCTGGCTGGGCTGCGTCTACGGCCCCGAATGGTGGAAGCAGGGCTCGCCGCCGCTGATCGCGGCGCTCATCTACGCCGGCGTCGGCCGCAACCGCCGCGGCGCCGTCACAAACCTGCAGCGCGTTCTCGGCGACCCCGATCCGCGGCGGGCGCGCCAGATGGCGCTGCGCATGTACGCCGAGTTCGCCCGCTGCATGACCGAGACGCTGGAGCACTTCGGACCCCGCCCGCAACCGGTGCGGATCGACGAGCCGACCCGCGACGTCGTCGGCGAGGCCCTGGCCGAGGGCCGCGGCCTGGTGCTGGTGACCGGCCACGTCGGCAACTGGGACGTCGCCGCCCGCACCCTCGAGCAGTACGACCGCCCGTTCAACCTGGTGATGGCGCACGAGCGCAACGCCACCACCAGCGCCTACGCGCGCGCCATCCGCGAGCGCGCCGGCATGCGGGTGATCTACTCCGACACCTCGGTGTTCTCGTCGCTCAACATGATCCGCGCCCTGCGCGACAACGAGATCGTCGCCATCCAGCTCGACCGCACCCTCGGCGTCGGCACCACCCGCATGGTCGAGTTCTTCGGCGCCCCGGCGCCGTTCCCGACCGGGCCGTTCGTTCTCGCCCGCCTCGCCGGCGCGCCGCTGCTGCCGGTCTTCTTCCCGCGCCTCGGCACCCGCCACTACGCCATCCGCCTCGGCACCCGCCTGACCCTGCCGCGCGACGCCGGCGACGCGCCGGCGCTGGCGCGCGCCATGCGCGCCGTCGCCGCCGAGCTCGAGGACGTCATCCGCGAGTTCCCGCACCAGTGGTTCCAGTTCGCGCCCTTCTGGCCGGAGGACGCCGCCCCGAGCGCGCGCCAGCGACCGGCCGACCGCGACGCGCGAGTGCGCGGCCGGCGCGACTAG
- a CDS encoding 1-acyl-sn-glycerol-3-phosphate acyltransferase yields the protein MPADAVAVSAAEPTRLRVALNRVLFRAMLFSSGLVAIGLYQISRPLAWRFAKLQARNLMRVCGVRIRVRGREQLGPGPYIFAPNHQSHFDIAALLGLLPGVTRFAAKREMFAEPILGAVLRTMGMIPIDRDDPLASIERLQKVTLDGGSLVIFPEGTRSADGELLPFRKGAFVAAIQLGVPIVPVVCKGTTRIMPKGQYLSILPGSAELVILPPIATAGLTYEDRDRLRETVRAQIAAELAA from the coding sequence ATGCCCGCCGATGCCGTTGCCGTCAGCGCCGCCGAGCCGACGCGGTTGCGCGTCGCCCTCAACCGCGTGCTCTTCCGCGCCATGCTGTTCTCGTCCGGACTGGTGGCCATCGGCCTGTACCAGATCAGCCGGCCGCTGGCGTGGCGCTTCGCCAAGCTGCAGGCGCGCAACCTCATGCGGGTGTGCGGCGTGCGCATCCGGGTGCGCGGGCGCGAACAGCTCGGCCCCGGGCCGTACATCTTCGCACCCAACCACCAGAGCCACTTCGACATCGCCGCCCTGCTCGGCCTCCTGCCAGGGGTGACCCGGTTCGCCGCCAAGCGCGAGATGTTCGCCGAGCCGATCCTCGGCGCCGTGCTCCGCACCATGGGGATGATTCCCATCGATCGCGACGATCCCCTGGCCTCCATCGAGCGGCTGCAGAAGGTGACGCTCGACGGCGGCTCGCTGGTGATCTTCCCGGAAGGGACGCGCAGCGCCGACGGCGAGCTGCTGCCGTTCCGCAAGGGCGCCTTCGTCGCCGCCATCCAACTCGGCGTCCCCATCGTCCCCGTGGTCTGCAAGGGGACGACCCGCATCATGCCCAAGGGGCAGTATCTCTCGATTCTCCCCGGTTCGGCCGAGCTGGTGATCCTGCCGCCGATCGCCACCGCCGGCCTGACGTACGAGGACCGCGACCGCCTGCGCGAGACGGTGCGGGCGCAGATCGCCGCCGAGCTGGCGGCCTAG
- a CDS encoding radical SAM protein yields MRILLVSPTHYNADGTLHKTTRYWTSGLTLATLKALTPPGHDVRMVDELFHDVDLDFDGDVVGITAMGPQIRRAYELADHFRGRGRKVVLGGTWVTLTAEASLRHADAVVAGEAESVWPQVLEDLAAGRSRGIYRAAQWHDLRGLPRVDYTSLPLLKYDAFKRSWLYRMYFHWPIVFSRGCPHPCEYCAVQTFYERGFRTRPVDEVIADLEAIKALGANRILFLDDNPIGNPTAAKELFRAMVPLKLKWASQCTINIARDPELLDLAARSGCVSLSIGLESINEDSLETIGKRFNQPRRFDRDLAAIRAKGIQVIGLLMVGLDGDTLDTFQRSLAFLIDNKVSFLKLFTPCPYPGTKYYDDMLAADRITIQDWGRYDYGSPIIKPAQMTAEEMMSGFKTVYEGFYSSRAIAKRLFPPPAGSYLETLAYLVANLKVNRYLRSHENAWATIS; encoded by the coding sequence GTGCGCATCCTCCTCGTATCGCCGACGCACTACAACGCCGACGGCACGTTGCATAAGACGACCCGCTACTGGACCAGCGGCCTGACGCTGGCGACGCTCAAGGCGCTCACCCCGCCGGGACACGACGTGCGCATGGTCGACGAGCTGTTCCACGACGTCGACCTCGATTTCGACGGCGACGTCGTCGGCATCACCGCCATGGGACCGCAGATCCGCCGCGCCTACGAGCTCGCCGACCACTTCCGCGGCCGCGGCCGCAAGGTGGTGCTCGGCGGCACCTGGGTGACGCTCACCGCCGAGGCGTCGCTGCGCCACGCCGACGCCGTGGTCGCCGGCGAGGCCGAATCCGTCTGGCCGCAGGTCCTCGAGGACCTCGCCGCCGGCCGCAGCCGCGGCATCTACCGCGCCGCCCAGTGGCACGACCTGCGCGGTCTGCCGCGCGTCGATTACACCAGCCTGCCGCTGCTCAAGTACGACGCCTTCAAGCGCAGTTGGCTCTACCGCATGTACTTCCACTGGCCGATCGTCTTCTCGCGCGGCTGTCCGCACCCCTGCGAGTACTGCGCCGTGCAGACGTTCTACGAGCGCGGCTTCCGCACCCGCCCGGTGGACGAGGTGATCGCCGACCTGGAGGCGATCAAGGCGCTCGGCGCCAACCGCATCCTGTTCCTCGACGACAACCCGATCGGCAATCCGACCGCGGCGAAGGAGCTGTTCCGCGCCATGGTTCCGCTGAAGCTGAAGTGGGCCAGCCAGTGCACGATCAACATCGCCCGCGATCCCGAGCTGCTCGACCTCGCGGCGCGCAGCGGCTGCGTCAGCCTGTCGATCGGCCTCGAGAGCATCAACGAGGACAGCCTCGAGACGATCGGCAAACGCTTCAATCAGCCGCGCCGCTTCGACCGCGACCTGGCGGCGATCCGCGCCAAGGGCATCCAGGTGATCGGCCTGCTGATGGTCGGCCTCGACGGCGACACCCTCGATACCTTCCAGCGCTCGCTCGCGTTCCTGATCGACAACAAGGTGTCGTTCCTCAAGCTCTTCACGCCCTGCCCGTACCCCGGCACCAAGTACTACGACGACATGCTGGCCGCGGACCGGATCACCATCCAGGACTGGGGCCGCTACGACTACGGCAGCCCGATCATCAAGCCGGCGCAGATGACCGCCGAGGAGATGATGAGCGGCTTCAAGACCGTCTACGAAGGCTTCTACTCGTCGCGCGCCATCGCCAAGCGCCTCTTCCCCCCGCCCGCCGGCAGCTATCTCGAGACCCTCGCCTACCTGGTCGCCAACCTGAAGGTGAACCGCTACCTGCGCTCGCACGAGAACGCCTGGGCGACGATCTCGTGA
- a CDS encoding tryptophan 7-halogenase: MLDADAIVIGGGPAGSVAAGFLAQAGARVLLFERERFPRYHIGESLLSATMPVLEALGVLPAIEAAGFVRKPGGTFVWGARAEPWSFYFRDDPGGRPHAFHVVRAEFDHLLLRHAAALGVDVREAHRVETVTYDGACNRVAARDERGAAVEARAPWVIDASGQQALLGRRDGQRRFDPFFKNLAVFSYFTGAEPLAGDTAGNILSAAFADGWFWFIPLHDGTTSVGAVVDATRFAGEAGGDATPLYERLVAACAPVAARTRAARRVAPVRVIRDYSYDSRAFHGPGYLLAGDAACFIDPVFSTGVHLASMAGYLAARAVERLLAGNVSPADALADYDRRYRAAFERYRQFLYFFYDHHTDPDSYFWTARKLLNPEGPLEARTAFVRLMSGTADLLGGDAGLAAELAARHRRFDDATARGRFGATADGGLFRVRGTLREL; this comes from the coding sequence ATGCTCGACGCTGACGCCATCGTCATCGGCGGCGGCCCGGCGGGCAGCGTCGCGGCCGGGTTTCTCGCCCAGGCGGGGGCGCGGGTGCTGCTGTTCGAGCGCGAGCGCTTTCCGCGCTACCACATCGGCGAGTCGCTGCTGTCGGCGACCATGCCGGTGCTGGAGGCGCTGGGGGTGCTGCCGGCGATCGAGGCGGCCGGGTTCGTGCGCAAACCGGGCGGCACCTTCGTGTGGGGGGCGCGCGCCGAACCGTGGAGCTTCTACTTCCGCGACGATCCCGGCGGCCGGCCGCACGCCTTCCACGTCGTGCGGGCGGAGTTCGACCACCTCCTGCTACGCCACGCGGCGGCGCTCGGAGTCGACGTCCGCGAGGCGCATCGGGTCGAGACGGTGACCTACGACGGCGCGTGCAACCGGGTCGCCGCCCGCGACGAGCGCGGCGCGGCGGTCGAGGCGCGGGCGCCGTGGGTGATCGACGCCAGCGGCCAGCAGGCGCTGCTCGGGCGGCGCGACGGGCAGCGTCGCTTCGATCCCTTCTTCAAGAACCTGGCGGTCTTCTCCTACTTCACCGGCGCCGAGCCCCTGGCCGGCGACACCGCCGGCAACATCCTCTCCGCCGCCTTCGCCGATGGCTGGTTCTGGTTCATCCCGCTGCACGACGGCACCACCAGCGTCGGCGCGGTGGTCGACGCCACCCGTTTCGCCGGCGAGGCGGGCGGCGACGCGACGCCGCTCTACGAGCGCCTGGTCGCCGCCTGCGCGCCGGTGGCGGCGCGGACGCGCGCCGCCCGGCGCGTCGCGCCGGTGCGGGTGATCCGCGATTACTCCTACGACAGCCGCGCCTTCCACGGCCCCGGCTACCTGCTCGCCGGCGACGCCGCCTGCTTCATCGATCCGGTGTTCTCCACGGGCGTGCACCTGGCGTCGATGGCTGGCTACCTGGCGGCGCGCGCCGTCGAGCGCCTGCTGGCCGGGAACGTGTCGCCGGCCGACGCCCTCGCCGACTACGACCGGCGCTACCGCGCCGCCTTCGAGCGCTACCGCCAGTTCCTCTACTTCTTCTACGACCACCACACCGATCCCGACTCGTACTTCTGGACGGCGCGCAAGCTGCTCAACCCCGAGGGACCGCTCGAGGCGCGCACCGCCTTCGTGCGCCTGATGTCCGGCACCGCCGACCTGCTCGGCGGCGACGCCGGGCTCGCCGCCGAGCTGGCGGCGCGCCACCGACGCTTCGACGACGCGACGGCGCGCGGACGTTTCGGCGCCACCGCCGACGGCGGGCTCTTCCGGGTGCGCGGGACGTTACGCGAGCTCTGA
- a CDS encoding type II toxin-antitoxin system VapC family toxin, producing MMPLLLDTCAAIWIAEDQPIASAAAAALDAAAAAGRPVFVSPMSAWEIGLLVARSRLTISISPEAWFRRLLAVPGVALAATDPAALIASSFLPGCPPRDPVDRILAATARACGYRLVTRDAGLLAYAEEGHLAAIGC from the coding sequence ATGATGCCGTTGCTGCTCGATACCTGCGCGGCCATCTGGATCGCCGAGGACCAGCCGATCGCGAGCGCCGCGGCGGCGGCGCTCGACGCGGCCGCGGCGGCGGGGCGCCCGGTGTTCGTGTCGCCGATGAGCGCCTGGGAGATCGGCCTGCTGGTGGCGCGCAGCCGGCTGACGATCTCGATCAGCCCGGAAGCGTGGTTCCGGCGATTGCTGGCCGTGCCCGGCGTCGCCCTGGCGGCCACCGATCCCGCCGCGCTGATCGCCTCCTCCTTCCTGCCCGGCTGTCCGCCGCGCGATCCGGTGGATCGCATCCTCGCCGCCACCGCGCGCGCCTGCGGCTACCGCCTGGTCACCCGCGACGCCGGTCTGCTCGCCTACGCCGAGGAGGGACACCTCGCCGCCATCGGGTGCTGA